A stretch of Chthonomonadales bacterium DNA encodes these proteins:
- a CDS encoding Sapep family Mn(2+)-dependent dipeptidase has translation MTEATDPLRAWIEEHRDQMVEALRGVLRIPSVQEPASGPGAPFGGPVREALDYTLALCERLGFRTRDVEGYAGHAEFGEGAEMVAALGHLDVVPEGSGWTRPPYGAEIADGAIYARGAADDKGPTYAALFGAKALMESGLPLRRRVRVIFGLNEESGFACVRHYWGPAGEERPVLAFTPDAEFPLVYAEKGIVNLTLRHERAPAGDGLRVAELYGGLRPNMVPDRALARLTGSPQALYAATATLAGWWHRHVTVTPTEDAIEVRAVGRSAHGSLPHDGDNAVVRLARALERLSLPDDRPWIEWFVRTGDPAGSGLGIEGCDDVVGALTSNLGLARVDADAVTATYNVRYPVRWSGAEVLQRLAPTLTGSDWSLAASTDSPPLHAPLDEEPARTLLDVYRRLTGDTESLPQTMGGGTYARATPHAVAFGAAFPGGADGPPHEPDERLSIESYIRAAVIYAHALHELAR, from the coding sequence ATGACCGAGGCGACTGACCCCCTGCGCGCCTGGATCGAGGAGCATCGTGATCAGATGGTGGAGGCGCTCCGTGGCGTCCTCCGGATCCCGAGCGTGCAGGAGCCAGCCAGCGGCCCCGGGGCGCCGTTCGGTGGCCCCGTGCGCGAGGCGCTCGACTACACGCTCGCGCTCTGCGAGCGCCTTGGCTTCCGCACCCGCGACGTCGAGGGCTACGCCGGGCACGCGGAGTTTGGTGAGGGTGCCGAGATGGTGGCGGCCCTGGGTCACCTCGACGTGGTGCCGGAAGGCAGCGGCTGGACGCGCCCGCCCTACGGCGCCGAGATCGCCGATGGGGCGATCTACGCCCGCGGGGCGGCCGACGACAAGGGGCCGACCTACGCGGCGCTGTTCGGCGCGAAGGCGCTGATGGAGAGCGGCTTGCCCCTGCGCCGGCGCGTGCGTGTCATCTTTGGTCTGAACGAGGAGAGCGGGTTCGCGTGTGTGCGGCACTACTGGGGTCCGGCCGGCGAGGAGCGGCCCGTCCTCGCCTTCACGCCCGACGCTGAGTTCCCACTGGTCTACGCGGAGAAGGGGATCGTGAACCTCACGCTTCGGCATGAGCGGGCGCCGGCGGGGGATGGGCTGCGCGTGGCGGAGCTGTACGGCGGACTGCGCCCCAACATGGTGCCCGACCGGGCCCTGGCGCGCCTCACGGGCAGCCCGCAGGCGCTCTACGCGGCCACGGCGACGCTCGCCGGCTGGTGGCATCGCCACGTCACCGTCACCCCGACGGAGGACGCCATCGAAGTGCGGGCGGTCGGCAGATCGGCACACGGAAGCCTGCCTCATGACGGCGACAACGCCGTCGTGCGGCTCGCGCGTGCCCTTGAGAGGCTCAGCCTGCCCGACGACCGGCCCTGGATCGAGTGGTTCGTGCGTACAGGCGACCCGGCCGGCTCCGGGTTGGGCATCGAGGGATGCGATGACGTGGTCGGCGCGCTCACCAGCAATCTGGGGCTGGCGCGTGTCGACGCGGACGCGGTCACCGCCACCTACAACGTGCGCTACCCCGTGCGCTGGAGCGGCGCCGAGGTGCTCCAGCGGCTGGCGCCCACGCTGACGGGCTCCGACTGGTCACTCGCGGCGAGCACGGACAGCCCCCCGCTCCACGCGCCGCTGGACGAGGAGCCTGCGCGCACGCTGCTCGACGTATACCGACGCCTCACAGGCGACACCGAGTCGCTACCCCAGACGATGGGGGGCGGCACCTACGCCCGCGCGACGCCGCACGCCGTCGCGTTCGGCGCGGCGTTCCCTGGCGGCGCCGATGGGCCGCCCCATGAGCCGGACGAGCGGCTCTCCATCGAGTCCTACAT
- a CDS encoding nitronate monooxygenase, giving the protein MTMASWDRFCRLTGSRIPILQAPTGSIAGPELAAAVAGAGAVGSLGLTWTAPAEAAEHVRAVREATGGPFAANFALAFAPCALGAVLAAGAPIVVFSWGDPSPWMAEAGRAGAVVGAQVADAEEAIAAVGAGARFVICQGTEAGGHVQARLALSEALPRVVAAVGASVPVLAAGGLVDGHGIAGVLRLGAEGVVMGTRFVATRESRAHEGYRRLLVGARGADATALTTCFDGGWPSAPHRVLRNSTLSAWEAAGGPGAPHRPGEGEVVARSMAGDPILRYEDTAPRRGMVGDVEAMALYSGSGVGGIGDIPPAGALVARLWREALEALALGEAAG; this is encoded by the coding sequence ATGACCATGGCGTCCTGGGACCGCTTCTGTCGGCTGACCGGGTCACGGATCCCCATCCTGCAGGCGCCCACGGGCAGCATCGCGGGGCCGGAGCTCGCCGCCGCTGTGGCCGGCGCTGGTGCCGTTGGCTCGCTTGGCCTCACGTGGACCGCGCCGGCCGAGGCGGCCGAGCACGTGCGCGCGGTCCGCGAGGCCACCGGTGGGCCCTTCGCGGCCAACTTCGCGCTTGCGTTCGCGCCCTGCGCACTGGGGGCCGTGCTGGCGGCGGGCGCGCCGATCGTCGTCTTTTCCTGGGGCGACCCGTCGCCCTGGATGGCGGAGGCCGGCCGGGCAGGGGCCGTCGTCGGCGCGCAGGTGGCGGATGCAGAGGAAGCTATCGCCGCCGTGGGCGCCGGCGCACGGTTCGTGATCTGTCAAGGAACTGAGGCCGGGGGCCACGTTCAGGCGCGCCTTGCCCTGAGCGAGGCTCTGCCGCGGGTCGTCGCGGCCGTCGGCGCGAGCGTGCCGGTCCTGGCCGCGGGCGGCCTCGTGGACGGGCATGGGATCGCCGGCGTCCTGCGGCTCGGGGCCGAGGGCGTCGTGATGGGTACGCGCTTCGTTGCGACGCGCGAGAGTCGCGCGCACGAGGGCTACCGCCGCTTGCTCGTCGGCGCTCGCGGCGCCGACGCGACCGCGCTGACAACCTGCTTCGATGGCGGCTGGCCGAGTGCGCCGCACCGCGTCCTGCGGAACAGCACGCTGAGCGCATGGGAGGCCGCCGGCGGCCCCGGCGCCCCGCACCGGCCGGGCGAGGGGGAGGTGGTCGCGCGCTCGATGGCAGGCGATCCCATCCTCCGTTACGAGGACACGGCGCCCCGGCGCGGAATGGTGGGCGACGTGGAGGCGATGGCGCTCTACTCCGGGTCCGGCGTCGGAGGCATCGGCGACATACCGCCCGCCGGAGCCCTGGTCGCCCGGCTCTGGCGCGAGGCATTGGAGGCGCTCGCGCTCGGCGAGGCCGCCGGCTGA
- the frr gene encoding ribosome recycling factor, with product MTVADLLREAEDKMKKSLEATRHEFTLIRTGRASPAILESVTVSYYGADLPLQQVASVTVPEPRLLLITPFDKGALPAIEKSILKSDLNLTPNNDGSAVRLAIPPLTEERRKEFIKVLHRKAEAGHAAVRNVRHDINNHLRQLTRNKECGEDEEKRATEKVQKLTDQFVAEIDRAAKQKEQELLEV from the coding sequence ATGACGGTTGCCGACTTGCTGCGCGAAGCAGAAGACAAGATGAAGAAGAGCCTTGAGGCGACCCGCCACGAGTTCACGCTCATCCGTACCGGGCGCGCAAGTCCGGCCATCCTGGAGAGCGTTACGGTTTCCTACTATGGCGCCGACCTACCGCTCCAGCAGGTCGCCTCCGTGACGGTACCCGAGCCAAGGCTACTCCTGATCACGCCGTTCGACAAGGGTGCCCTACCCGCGATAGAGAAGAGCATCCTGAAATCGGACCTGAACCTCACGCCCAACAACGATGGCTCCGCCGTTCGGCTCGCCATTCCGCCGCTGACCGAGGAGCGCCGCAAGGAGTTCATCAAGGTGCTCCACAGGAAGGCGGAGGCCGGACACGCGGCCGTGCGCAATGTGCGCCACGACATCAACAACCACCTGCGTCAGCTCACCAGGAACAAGGAGTGCGGCGAGGACGAGGAGAAGCGGGCGACCGAGAAGGTCCAGAAGCTGACGGACCAGTTCGTCGCGGAGATCGACAGGGCCGCGAAGCAGAAGGAGCAGGAGCTCCTGGAGGTCTAG
- the uppS gene encoding di-trans,poly-cis-decaprenylcistransferase encodes MTPTHPPGPLDPDRIPAHVAIIMDGNGRWAHARGEHRLAGHWEGYRTLKRIVYAADDMGIRYLTVYGFSSENWRRPPAEVNGLMALMARAMHAELQELMDAGIRVVVSGRLHELPSTVREEFEEAMEATRANTRLVFNLAINYGGRAEVIDAVRHLAADVRAGRVDPDTIDEADIASRLYAPRIPDPDLLIRTAGEMRLSNFLLWQSAYAEIWVTAACWPDFTPEHLHAAVADFQGRVRKFGGLTQR; translated from the coding sequence ATGACCCCGACGCATCCGCCTGGCCCTCTCGACCCGGACCGCATCCCGGCGCACGTGGCCATCATCATGGACGGCAACGGCCGCTGGGCGCACGCGCGCGGCGAGCATCGCCTGGCGGGCCACTGGGAAGGCTACCGCACGCTCAAGCGGATCGTCTACGCCGCCGACGACATGGGGATCCGCTACCTTACGGTCTACGGGTTCTCCTCGGAGAACTGGCGGCGTCCACCCGCCGAGGTGAACGGCCTGATGGCGCTGATGGCGCGCGCCATGCACGCCGAGCTTCAGGAGTTGATGGACGCGGGCATCCGCGTCGTGGTCTCCGGGCGGCTCCATGAGCTGCCGTCAACCGTCCGCGAGGAGTTCGAGGAGGCGATGGAGGCCACGCGCGCCAACACTCGCCTGGTCTTCAACCTGGCGATCAACTACGGAGGACGCGCCGAGGTGATCGACGCAGTCCGCCACCTGGCCGCCGACGTGCGCGCCGGCCGAGTGGATCCCGACACGATCGATGAGGCGGACATCGCCTCCCGCCTGTACGCCCCGCGGATCCCGGATCCCGATCTGCTCATCCGAACGGCCGGGGAGATGCGCCTGTCCAACTTCCTGCTCTGGCAGTCGGCGTACGCCGAGATCTGGGTCACCGCCGCCTGCTGGCCGGACTTCACGCCCGAGCACCTGCACGCGGCCGTCGCGGACTTCCAGGGGCGCGTGCGCAAGTTCGGCGGCCTCACGCAGCGGTAG
- a CDS encoding UMP kinase, with protein MAGPRWKRVLLKLSGEAFAGQREFGLDPATVKAIAREVASASAAGLELAVVVGGGNIMRGAVAAEAGMDRVTADHIGMIATVQNALALQDALEKLGVQTRVQTAIAMADLAEPFIRRRATRHLEKGRVVILAAGTGNPFFSTDTAAVLRALEIGADAVLKATNVDGVYDKDPRLHADARRFAALDYAFCIGNRLGVMDMTAFTLCEENNLPIVVFSLAGEGNILRAARGDGIGTVVGSKP; from the coding sequence GTGGCCGGGCCGCGCTGGAAGCGCGTACTGCTCAAGCTGTCCGGCGAGGCCTTCGCCGGACAGCGCGAGTTCGGCCTCGATCCGGCGACCGTGAAGGCGATCGCCCGCGAGGTGGCATCGGCGAGCGCCGCGGGGCTTGAGCTCGCGGTCGTTGTGGGCGGCGGCAACATCATGCGAGGAGCCGTGGCCGCCGAGGCCGGCATGGACCGTGTGACCGCCGACCACATCGGCATGATCGCCACCGTCCAGAACGCGCTGGCGCTCCAGGACGCGCTGGAGAAGCTCGGTGTCCAGACGCGGGTGCAAACGGCGATCGCGATGGCTGACCTGGCCGAGCCCTTCATACGGCGCCGGGCGACGCGGCACCTGGAGAAGGGCCGCGTCGTGATCCTGGCGGCCGGCACCGGCAACCCGTTCTTCTCAACCGACACCGCGGCCGTGCTCCGGGCCCTGGAGATCGGCGCGGACGCCGTCCTCAAGGCGACCAACGTGGACGGCGTCTACGACAAGGATCCGCGCCTGCACGCGGACGCCCGCAGGTTCGCCGCGCTGGACTACGCCTTCTGCATCGGCAACCGGCTGGGTGTGATGGACATGACGGCGTTCACTCTGTGCGAGGAGAACAACCTGCCGATCGTCGTCTTCAGCCTGGCCGGCGAGGGCAACATCCTCAGGGCCGCCCGGGGCGACGGCATCGGGACGGTGGTAGGGAGCAAACCATGA
- the rpsB gene encoding 30S ribosomal protein S2 — protein MASLSMKELLEAGVHFGHQTRRWNPKMKRYIYGARNGIYIIDLHQTLKLFDEAQRFVQETVDNGGFILFVGTKKQAQDAVVEAANRCRQYYVNQRWLGGMLTNYRTIQSRIKRLNDLQEMETTGVLDKLTKKEAKSLIEERDKLERYLGGIKTMPRLPNAVFIVDLKKEHIALAEARKLEVPVIAIVDTNCDPDEVDYVIPGNDDAIRAIKLISNKIADAIIEIKGEEWDRQAAVDEGVPESAEKPEVTAAPPVSSDSVFLGDEEDEYAIMARRATEGSARVADADEARTEDDG, from the coding sequence GTGGCTTCGCTCTCAATGAAGGAGCTCCTCGAGGCAGGGGTTCACTTCGGCCATCAGACCCGGCGCTGGAACCCCAAGATGAAACGCTACATCTACGGGGCGCGCAACGGCATCTACATCATCGACCTTCACCAGACCCTCAAGCTCTTCGATGAGGCCCAGCGGTTCGTGCAGGAGACCGTCGACAACGGGGGCTTCATCCTGTTCGTCGGCACCAAGAAGCAGGCCCAGGACGCCGTCGTTGAGGCCGCCAACCGCTGTCGGCAGTACTATGTGAACCAGCGCTGGCTCGGTGGCATGCTCACCAACTACCGCACGATCCAGAGCCGAATCAAGCGTCTGAACGACCTCCAGGAGATGGAGACGACCGGCGTCCTCGACAAGCTGACGAAGAAGGAGGCCAAGTCCCTGATCGAGGAGCGCGACAAGCTCGAGCGCTATCTTGGGGGCATCAAGACGATGCCTCGCCTGCCGAACGCCGTGTTCATCGTCGACCTCAAGAAGGAGCACATCGCCCTCGCCGAGGCGAGGAAGCTGGAGGTGCCCGTGATCGCCATCGTCGATACGAACTGCGATCCGGACGAGGTCGACTACGTGATCCCCGGCAACGACGACGCCATTCGCGCCATAAAGCTCATCTCCAACAAGATCGCGGACGCGATCATCGAGATCAAGGGCGAGGAGTGGGATCGGCAGGCCGCGGTCGACGAGGGCGTTCCGGAGAGCGCCGAGAAGCCCGAGGTGACCGCCGCGCCGCCGGTGTCCTCCGACAGCGTTTTCCTGGGCGACGAGGAGGACGAGTACGCCATCATGGCGCGCCGGGCAACCGAGGGCAGTGCCAGGGTCGCGGACGCCGACGAGGCACGAACCGAAGACGATGGGTGA
- a CDS encoding elongation factor Ts: MEITAQMVSRLREQTGAGMMECKKALVEADGDLDRARDILRVRGQAGAAKRSGRAATDGVVATALGEHGMALVELNSETDFVARNDAFRQLARDLATAAAQHGAGTTEEVLRTPFGDGRAARQHLDDLVSKLRENILFRRVALYEKGQQSVLASYVHTVTHKIGAMVELEGDPESEAQQALARNIAMHIAAVKPEYLRREDVPAADVERERAVLTERTRAEGKPEAALPKIVEGRLGKFYEGVCLVEQPYVREPAHKVGQLLSQAGAQARRFALFVVGQE, translated from the coding sequence ATGGAGATAACGGCCCAGATGGTCAGCCGTCTGCGGGAGCAGACCGGCGCGGGCATGATGGAGTGCAAGAAGGCGCTCGTGGAGGCCGACGGCGACCTCGACCGGGCGCGAGACATCCTGCGCGTGCGCGGGCAGGCCGGCGCGGCCAAGCGCTCGGGCCGCGCGGCCACCGACGGCGTCGTCGCGACGGCGCTCGGCGAGCATGGCATGGCGCTCGTCGAGCTGAACAGCGAGACCGACTTCGTGGCGCGCAACGACGCGTTCCGCCAACTCGCGCGCGACCTGGCCACGGCCGCCGCCCAGCATGGCGCCGGCACGACCGAGGAGGTGCTGCGGACCCCGTTCGGCGACGGGCGCGCCGCGCGGCAGCACCTGGACGATCTCGTCTCGAAGCTGCGAGAGAACATCCTGTTCCGGCGCGTCGCGCTGTACGAGAAGGGCCAGCAGAGCGTGCTCGCCAGCTACGTCCACACCGTCACGCACAAGATCGGGGCGATGGTGGAGCTCGAGGGCGACCCGGAGAGCGAGGCCCAGCAGGCGCTGGCGCGCAACATCGCCATGCACATCGCCGCGGTCAAGCCGGAGTACCTGCGGCGCGAGGACGTGCCAGCGGCCGACGTGGAGCGCGAGCGGGCTGTCCTGACCGAGCGTACGCGGGCGGAGGGAAAGCCCGAGGCCGCGCTGCCGAAGATCGTCGAGGGCCGCCTGGGCAAGTTCTACGAGGGCGTCTGCCTGGTTGAACAGCCGTACGTCCGCGAGCCCGCGCACAAGGTCGGGCAACTCCTGTCGCAGGCCGGCGCGCAAGCCCGCCGCTTTGCCCTGTTCGTCGTCGGGCAGGAATAG